In the Synechococcus sp. UW179A genome, one interval contains:
- a CDS encoding class I SAM-dependent methyltransferase, with translation MAPSFTEIAYRTMQQGRSLAGLVHKELSTKVMEVVAPDVVPKTQPVPSEMIDALRQSLDELHARDWQDSETGIYPQSLLFDIPWLEWAERYPKVWLDLPSNWARRRARDVKDIPDLPNRDLYPDYYLQNFHHQTDGYLSDHSAELYDLQVDILFNGAADAMRRRILPYLCKGLNRFADRPEGSLRILDVATGTGRTLHQIRAALPQATLVGVDLSEAYLRQANRWLNQSNKPLVQLVQGNAERMPFDDAGFQGITCVFLFHELPADARQAVLQDCYRLLEPGGVLVLADSVQLKDSPQFDVAMDNFRRVFHEPYYRNFISDDIDQRLEDAGFSDVQAESHFMTRVWTATKN, from the coding sequence ATGGCGCCCAGTTTCACTGAAATTGCTTACCGAACCATGCAGCAGGGCCGCAGCCTGGCTGGTCTGGTTCACAAGGAACTGAGCACCAAGGTGATGGAAGTGGTGGCGCCGGATGTAGTGCCGAAAACGCAACCTGTTCCCAGCGAAATGATCGATGCGCTGCGTCAGTCGCTGGATGAGTTGCACGCGCGTGACTGGCAGGATTCTGAGACGGGGATTTACCCCCAGTCTCTGCTGTTCGATATCCCGTGGCTGGAATGGGCTGAACGCTATCCGAAGGTCTGGCTAGACCTGCCTTCCAACTGGGCAAGAAGGCGTGCCAGAGACGTCAAGGACATCCCTGATCTGCCCAATCGCGATCTTTATCCCGACTACTACCTCCAAAATTTCCACCATCAGACTGATGGCTACCTCAGCGATCATTCCGCTGAGCTATACGACCTGCAGGTCGACATCCTGTTCAACGGCGCTGCTGATGCCATGCGTCGTCGGATTCTTCCTTATCTATGCAAGGGACTCAACCGATTTGCTGATCGCCCCGAGGGCAGCCTGCGCATTCTCGATGTTGCCACCGGAACGGGCAGAACATTGCATCAAATTCGTGCTGCGCTTCCGCAGGCCACTCTGGTGGGAGTGGATCTTTCTGAGGCCTACCTGCGCCAGGCCAATCGATGGTTGAACCAATCCAACAAGCCTCTGGTGCAGCTGGTTCAGGGCAACGCGGAACGGATGCCCTTCGATGACGCTGGCTTCCAAGGGATCACTTGCGTATTCCTCTTTCACGAACTGCCTGCAGATGCACGACAGGCCGTTTTACAGGACTGCTACCGACTGCTCGAACCAGGCGGGGTTTTGGTTTTGGCGGATTCTGTTCAATTGAAGGATTCGCCTCAGTTCGACGTTGCCATGGACAATTTCAGGCGAGTTTTTCACGAGCCCTACTACCGCAATTTCATCAGTGATGACATTGACCAGCGCCTTGAAGATGCAGGCTTCAGTGATGTTCAGGCCGAATCTCATTTCATGACCAGGGTGTGGACGGCCACCAAGAATTGA
- a CDS encoding copper-binding protein — MSNPFRIRWLRGWTFQIVFMEGKVQVEAHGFGICLRTALNSGESPIAAADRLVLAEDRRRRALYQAWVKGQPLPTPQEGQPHPEERLQDAPDSLVVVDSSAVAA, encoded by the coding sequence ATGTCGAATCCTTTTCGGATCCGCTGGTTGCGGGGATGGACCTTTCAGATCGTTTTCATGGAAGGCAAGGTTCAGGTTGAGGCTCACGGTTTCGGAATCTGCCTGAGAACGGCCTTGAATTCCGGCGAAAGCCCTATCGCAGCTGCGGATCGTTTAGTGCTTGCAGAGGATCGACGTCGGCGAGCTCTCTACCAAGCTTGGGTGAAAGGCCAGCCCCTTCCTACACCGCAGGAAGGCCAACCACATCCTGAGGAACGTCTTCAGGATGCCCCGGATTCTCTAGTGGTGGTCGATAGCTCAGCGGTAGCAGCCTGA
- a CDS encoding DUF6439 family protein, with translation MSAKKWPEQAIEQALTLHQSLSISDREWHRLKGDADRRGAELLAAALAQLLQNGRNDDVEALTQQALGWIRGELKDPGCPRH, from the coding sequence GTGTCCGCGAAGAAATGGCCAGAACAAGCGATTGAGCAGGCCCTGACGCTGCATCAGAGTCTCAGCATCAGTGATCGTGAATGGCACAGACTCAAAGGCGATGCGGATCGACGTGGAGCCGAATTACTGGCTGCGGCGCTGGCACAACTGCTCCAGAATGGGCGCAATGATGATGTGGAAGCACTAACTCAGCAGGCTCTGGGTTGGATCAGGGGAGAGCTGAAAGACCCTGGCTGCCCTCGGCACTGA
- a CDS encoding ATP-binding protein: protein MFSRFLPSFRWADFILPSTFQLSPLMELLLEPVDCNETSCRLQLGLQEALVNAVRHGNAGDPRKCLRIRRILTPNWLIWQIQDEGDGLSRDARQGCLPDRVDANQGRGLFLMHQCFDDIRWSRRGNRVQLACRRPGSCQREISAEGSQGLSALP from the coding sequence ATGTTCAGCCGATTTCTACCTTCGTTCCGGTGGGCGGACTTCATCCTTCCGTCAACGTTTCAGCTCAGTCCATTGATGGAGCTGTTGTTGGAGCCAGTTGACTGCAACGAGACCTCGTGTCGGCTGCAATTGGGTCTGCAGGAAGCACTGGTCAATGCCGTGCGTCACGGCAATGCCGGAGACCCTCGCAAATGTCTGCGAATCCGTCGGATTCTCACGCCGAACTGGTTGATCTGGCAGATCCAGGATGAGGGCGATGGTTTATCGAGAGATGCACGACAGGGCTGTCTGCCGGACCGAGTTGATGCCAATCAAGGGCGCGGTCTGTTTTTGATGCACCAGTGTTTTGATGACATTCGCTGGAGCCGTCGCGGCAATAGGGTTCAGCTGGCCTGCCGTCGGCCTGGATCCTGCCAAAGAGAGATCAGTGCCGAGGGCAGCCAGGGTCTTTCAGCTCTCCCCTGA
- a CDS encoding GUN4 domain-containing protein: protein MLSGRPPSTELGIDQLLERLVSGSSRQKRSTASALEKVSEQLSGKAVVALKAYSPEGDEWGAGWILQILQRHQPKALEAIPGVSNGWFQMPSSCGIDYTALQQALLHEQFEQADRLTSSALRQLAGDQAVQRGYVYFSEVPAMEALDLTTIDRLWIAYSQGRFGFTVQSRLLSTLGGRYERLWPRIGWKKDGVWTRYPGSFQWCMEAPEGHMPLVNQLRGVRLMDALLQHPGLASRS from the coding sequence ATGCTTTCCGGACGACCACCCTCAACAGAACTCGGCATTGATCAGTTGCTGGAACGACTGGTTTCGGGATCATCTCGGCAGAAGCGTTCAACGGCTTCTGCTCTGGAAAAAGTTTCAGAGCAGCTTTCAGGCAAAGCTGTTGTTGCCCTCAAGGCCTATTCCCCAGAGGGTGATGAGTGGGGGGCGGGCTGGATTTTGCAGATCCTTCAACGTCACCAGCCCAAGGCTCTGGAGGCCATTCCTGGAGTCTCCAATGGTTGGTTCCAGATGCCGTCGTCCTGTGGGATCGACTACACGGCTTTGCAACAGGCTTTACTTCATGAGCAGTTTGAGCAGGCTGATCGCCTCACCAGTTCCGCACTGCGTCAACTGGCCGGTGACCAGGCTGTGCAACGGGGATACGTGTATTTCAGCGAAGTCCCCGCGATGGAGGCTCTGGATTTGACCACCATCGACAGACTCTGGATCGCCTACTCCCAGGGACGCTTCGGATTCACGGTTCAATCTCGACTACTGAGCACACTCGGCGGGCGTTACGAAAGGCTTTGGCCGAGGATCGGCTGGAAGAAGGATGGTGTCTGGACCCGTTACCCAGGCAGTTTTCAGTGGTGCATGGAAGCGCCTGAAGGACATATGCCATTGGTTAACCAACTCCGGGGCGTGCGTCTGATGGATGCACTTCTCCAGCATCCTGGGTTGGCGAGTAGGTCATGA
- the mnmH gene encoding tRNA 2-selenouridine(34) synthase MnmH: MSGMGNSIVTGLNCFRTAKGTIVDVRTPSEFAQGHWPGAVNIPLFSDEQRHQVGLAYKQQGRLNAIQLGLRLCGPSLEDLSVALTTAAGGPANALRIYCWRGGMRSNSMGWLAGLSDHPVTVLNGGYKSYRRWVLDRFEQIWPLRVLGGRTGTGKTDLLLELNRQGVGVIDLEGLASHRGSSFGNLGMPPQPTSEHYENKLAECLENLRHNGVQQIWLEAESIQVGRCRIPKGLFDQMQTSPVLEIQRSDQERVERLVEVYSCHEAAELRKATERIQKRLGPQRTRQALEAIDSQNWDVACEAMLDYYDSCYDRELERSPARSLVNLQGLDSKQAARLLLDQGHVIPGISN; the protein is encoded by the coding sequence ATGTCAGGCATGGGCAACAGCATCGTGACCGGTCTCAATTGCTTCCGCACGGCGAAGGGGACCATCGTGGATGTGAGAACACCCTCAGAATTTGCTCAAGGTCACTGGCCAGGGGCTGTGAATATCCCCCTATTCAGCGATGAACAGCGTCATCAGGTGGGGCTGGCCTACAAGCAACAGGGTCGGCTGAACGCGATCCAACTCGGTTTAAGGCTCTGCGGCCCATCCCTGGAGGACTTATCGGTTGCACTCACAACGGCAGCCGGAGGACCCGCAAATGCGCTGAGGATCTATTGCTGGCGTGGAGGCATGCGCTCCAACAGCATGGGTTGGCTGGCTGGACTAAGCGATCACCCCGTCACGGTGCTGAATGGGGGGTACAAGAGCTATCGACGATGGGTGCTGGATCGCTTCGAGCAGATATGGCCGCTGCGGGTGCTGGGCGGAAGGACAGGAACGGGCAAGACCGATCTGCTTCTGGAATTAAACAGACAGGGCGTTGGTGTGATCGATCTCGAGGGTCTCGCCAGCCACCGTGGTAGCAGTTTCGGCAATCTGGGCATGCCGCCACAACCGACCAGCGAACACTACGAGAACAAACTGGCGGAATGCCTGGAGAACCTGCGTCATAACGGAGTTCAGCAAATCTGGCTGGAAGCCGAAAGCATCCAGGTGGGGCGCTGCAGGATTCCCAAAGGGCTGTTTGATCAGATGCAAACCTCTCCGGTACTGGAAATCCAGCGCAGTGACCAGGAACGGGTTGAGCGACTTGTGGAGGTTTACTCGTGTCATGAGGCGGCCGAACTGCGGAAAGCTACGGAACGGATCCAGAAGCGCCTTGGACCTCAGCGCACCCGTCAGGCCCTTGAAGCGATTGATTCCCAAAACTGGGATGTGGCCTGTGAAGCCATGCTCGATTACTACGACAGCTGTTATGACCGTGAACTCGAGCGTTCACCGGCTAGATCCTTGGTGAATCTCCAAGGACTCGACAGCAAGCAAGCAGCAAGACTGCTTCTGGATCAAGGGCACGTCATCCCTGGAATCTCCAATTAA
- the psb28 gene encoding photosystem II reaction center protein Psb28 yields the protein MAEGDKAAIQFFRGTDEPVIPDIRMTRSRDGRTGQAIFIFEEPQALAPETMEAIAGMWMVDEEGEMVTREVNGRFVNGKAFALEATYTWKSEADFERFMRFAQRYADANGMGYSQNSGDNDASEEGTDG from the coding sequence ATGGCAGAAGGTGACAAGGCGGCGATTCAGTTCTTCCGCGGCACTGACGAGCCGGTGATTCCCGATATCCGCATGACGCGAAGCCGCGACGGTCGCACCGGGCAGGCCATATTCATTTTCGAGGAACCGCAGGCACTCGCACCGGAAACGATGGAAGCGATCGCCGGCATGTGGATGGTGGATGAAGAAGGCGAAATGGTGACCCGTGAAGTGAACGGCCGTTTCGTGAATGGCAAGGCTTTTGCTCTGGAAGCGACCTACACCTGGAAAAGCGAAGCGGATTTCGAACGCTTCATGCGCTTTGCGCAACGTTATGCGGATGCCAACGGAATGGGTTATTCGCAGAACTCCGGCGACAATGACGCCAGCGAGGAAGGAACAGACGGGTGA
- a CDS encoding AI-2E family transporter, which produces MKFQHWLGLAALLTSGLLLWSLREVLIHLFAAVVLAMAVCTLVGALRRRWTIQRPLALIICLLGLVLIVAIAVAVIIPPFFSQFQQLLQQLPAAARELQQIVMGWVNQASSLVYGAGDGAGSGTRLVPGDLTSLPNSTALASGVSGGIKGLLGLASNLGSGLVQLVFVFAVALMVAIQPESYRNVAIQLVPSFYRRRAKSILLQCGEALSSWMIGVLISSVCVGLLAGIGLSLLGVKLVMANALLAGLLNVIPNVGPTLSTVFPMAVALLDAPWKALAVLGLYVVIQHVESYVITPSVMQHQVNLLPGLTLTAQFIFTVLFGPLGLLMALPLAVVMQVLFREIVIHDLLDPWKKRRAAA; this is translated from the coding sequence GTGAAATTTCAGCACTGGCTCGGACTTGCGGCATTGCTGACATCCGGGCTGTTGCTTTGGAGCCTCCGCGAAGTTCTGATTCATCTCTTCGCCGCCGTGGTGCTTGCCATGGCGGTTTGCACGCTCGTAGGCGCACTGCGCAGGCGATGGACGATTCAGAGGCCGTTGGCCCTGATCATCTGTCTTCTCGGTCTGGTCTTGATCGTTGCCATTGCAGTGGCTGTGATCATTCCACCGTTCTTCAGCCAGTTTCAACAGCTGCTTCAGCAGCTTCCTGCTGCGGCCCGCGAGCTCCAACAGATTGTGATGGGTTGGGTCAACCAAGCCTCATCGCTTGTCTACGGAGCAGGTGATGGAGCTGGAAGTGGAACTCGGCTCGTTCCGGGTGACCTGACATCACTCCCCAACAGCACGGCTCTGGCATCTGGCGTGAGTGGTGGAATTAAGGGTTTGCTGGGTCTTGCCAGCAATCTCGGCAGCGGACTTGTTCAGCTGGTGTTTGTGTTTGCGGTGGCTCTGATGGTGGCGATTCAGCCGGAGTCCTATCGCAATGTGGCTATTCAGTTGGTGCCTTCCTTCTACAGGAGACGCGCCAAAAGCATTCTTTTGCAGTGTGGGGAGGCCCTGAGCAGCTGGATGATCGGAGTTCTGATCAGTTCGGTGTGCGTGGGGCTACTGGCGGGAATCGGGCTATCCCTGCTTGGCGTGAAGTTGGTGATGGCCAATGCTCTGCTGGCTGGCCTGCTCAACGTCATTCCCAATGTGGGGCCCACCCTCAGCACCGTGTTCCCCATGGCGGTGGCTCTACTTGACGCACCTTGGAAGGCGCTGGCTGTCCTGGGTCTCTACGTGGTGATCCAACACGTTGAGAGCTATGTGATCACCCCGTCAGTAATGCAGCACCAAGTGAACCTGCTTCCTGGCCTCACATTGACTGCACAGTTCATCTTCACCGTGCTGTTTGGACCGCTGGGGCTGTTGATGGCCCTCCCTCTTGCGGTGGTAATGCAGGTGCTGTTCCGGGAGATCGTGATCCACGACTTGTTGGATCCATGGAAGAAGCGTCGCGCGGCCGCATGA
- a CDS encoding AI-2E family transporter has product MNPSNLLAALALVVLALLTWQLRWVLLVLFGAVVLAVALDVPIRHLIKRYRLPRPLALLAVLLIGIIGGLLVMQLLLPQLIYQFEQLTTLLPALFGQVQALLSNQPLLGELARSLPDQFSWERIQPFGFQLLGVAGGAANGLVQVLLMSLLAVLLALDPSAHRRMLIVATPRPARPSMEDLLDQCRTALGGWLAGMTLSALAMFLCTWAGLAILRIPLALLSALVCGLLTFVPTIGPTAATLLPLSLALMISPGTMLQVLVLRLALQNLEAFVLTPLLLRRTVNLLPTVALTSQLSLGALLGLPGVLLALPLVVVLQVGMEQVVVKKIMDRWT; this is encoded by the coding sequence ATGAATCCAAGCAACCTGCTGGCAGCTCTCGCCCTTGTGGTGCTGGCTCTGCTGACCTGGCAGCTGCGCTGGGTGCTGTTGGTGTTGTTCGGTGCCGTGGTTTTGGCTGTCGCCCTCGATGTCCCCATTCGCCATTTGATCAAGCGCTACCGATTGCCTCGACCGCTGGCTCTGTTGGCGGTGCTGCTGATCGGGATCATTGGAGGGCTGTTGGTCATGCAGCTTCTACTGCCTCAGTTGATCTACCAATTCGAACAACTCACGACTCTGTTGCCAGCGCTTTTCGGCCAGGTTCAAGCGTTGCTGTCCAATCAGCCCCTGCTTGGTGAGCTGGCGCGAAGCCTGCCCGACCAATTCAGCTGGGAGCGCATTCAACCTTTCGGATTTCAGTTGCTCGGCGTGGCCGGTGGAGCGGCCAACGGTCTGGTTCAGGTGCTGCTGATGAGCCTGCTGGCGGTGCTGCTTGCCCTGGACCCCTCAGCACATCGACGCATGCTGATTGTTGCAACACCGCGACCAGCACGCCCATCCATGGAGGACCTACTGGACCAGTGCCGCACCGCTCTGGGTGGCTGGCTGGCTGGCATGACCCTCTCTGCCTTAGCGATGTTTCTTTGCACCTGGGCAGGTCTAGCAATTCTGCGAATTCCACTGGCCCTGCTTTCTGCTTTGGTCTGTGGACTTCTGACCTTCGTACCGACGATCGGGCCCACAGCGGCAACGCTTCTGCCTCTCAGCCTGGCGTTGATGATCTCACCGGGAACAATGCTTCAGGTGTTGGTGCTGCGACTGGCACTGCAGAACCTGGAAGCGTTCGTACTCACACCGCTGTTGCTCAGGCGCACCGTGAATCTCCTGCCCACGGTTGCCCTGACTTCCCAGCTGAGCCTGGGTGCTCTGCTGGGACTACCTGGGGTGTTACTGGCGCTTCCTCTGGTGGTGGTGCTTCAGGTGGGGATGGAGCAGGTTGTGGTTAAGAAGATCATGGACCGCTGGACTTAA
- a CDS encoding flavin reductase family protein, with product MSLDLNAKKTLLRKIPHGLFICGVAEGDEVNGFTASWVTQGSFEPPLVVMGVRADSTSNGMIKRTRRFSLNVLAADQKDLAATFFKPQSAVGGRFEAAPFDLGSLGLPILKDALGGVECELVGELAHGDHTVFIGEVKSAVLHRDGAALELSTTGWQYGG from the coding sequence ATGTCGCTTGATCTGAACGCCAAGAAGACACTGTTGCGGAAAATCCCTCATGGGTTGTTCATCTGCGGTGTCGCGGAAGGTGATGAGGTGAATGGTTTCACTGCCAGCTGGGTCACCCAGGGTTCATTCGAGCCGCCTCTGGTCGTGATGGGGGTGCGTGCCGATAGCACCAGCAACGGCATGATCAAGCGCACTCGTCGTTTTTCGCTGAACGTGTTGGCAGCCGATCAGAAGGATCTGGCTGCGACATTTTTCAAGCCCCAGTCGGCGGTGGGTGGCCGGTTTGAGGCCGCGCCCTTTGATCTCGGCTCCCTCGGGCTGCCGATCCTGAAGGATGCACTAGGTGGTGTTGAGTGCGAGCTGGTTGGCGAGTTGGCCCACGGCGATCACACCGTGTTCATTGGTGAAGTTAAATCAGCTGTGTTGCACCGTGATGGAGCGGCTCTTGAGCTGAGCACCACCGGCTGGCAGTACGGAGGTTGA